TTTCAAGAAAAACAAGGGTAAAGCTAAGGTGTCTGATGATGAACAATCTAGTGATAATGAGGGGATTGAAGAAGGTTATTGCGCGGCGTATGATATTTCGAAACACACTAATTCCACACAAAGTGCGTTTATGGATGCGGCTGTTACATTTGCCGGTCAAAAGAAGTTGGAGGGTGAGCTTGCTGATATTAAGCGCTTAGTCACTTCTCAATTTTCAGAATTATTTGGCGTTGTTAATTCTTTAAAGATAGCGCCTCATGATCGTGGTACCGATAATCAGGTTATAGTGCTTTACtgtttatttttacttattttgtatttaaattaaatttgttaatttaactATCAACGTTTCATTTCTGTAGGATAATAATGCTGGAGCTACAAGTAAGGATAAACTTTCTGAAAGTTCTTCAAAATTCCAACATGAAAATGAAGACGACGTTGAATCTTCTGAGGGTATTGAGGAAAGTCATGATAGTGGCAAAGACTCGAAAGTTGAAGATACTGAATCTGATGATTTTCTTCTTGTAAAGGTATTGATTTCTgaactatctttttttttaaaatctgcTTATCAACTTAAAGTCAACTACTAATCAACTCTGATTGCACAGTTAAAAAAGAAGGCGAAAAAACCGTCTGAAAACTCAGAGACATCACATGATGGCGAAAAGGAGTCTATTGAGGATATATCAGTAAAGGACAATGTGAATGCCGAAGATGAAGAAATTGATAATGAAGTCTTGTCTGAAGTTTATAAAGTTTCAGTTGATTGTGAAACAACAGCAAGGTTGATAAAGTTTTGGTTGACGCTGTAACAAATGATAAGGTTGAGAAAGGTTCAGTCGACGCTGAAATTAATGAGAAGGTTGAGAAATTTTCAGTTGACGTTAAAACAAATGACAAGGTTGATTTAGATGCTGATATTATCGAATCTCAAGATAAAGACGAGGCTGCTGGCGAGGAAACTACTGATGTTGTTCAACCTGCTGAATATAAGGATGATTCTGAACTTAAGGATCAGTCAAATATTGCTGACATTCAAGCTGCTTCTATGTCCGGATCTGCTCTCGAACATGATACAGTTGAGCAGAGTTTGAAAGATATTCCATCTCGCGaggtatattttttttgttattttgtattttttatatttgaaataaacttatttgatttataatttgttgGGTTCAAAGTCAGAAAACAGGATTCTTTGATTCTCCAACTTTTGATGTGACTGATGAAATTTTAGAAGAGACGGAGCAGAATGCTCTTAGATGTTCTGCTGCTCTGAAGGCACAAAAATGTAATCCTcttagttattttaaaatttgtttttttttttggtttgagtTTATTTAAGGTTGAATTTGGgttgatttttaaattgttttctaCTTTTTTTGTAGGCTGATTATGTTACTGCTGCTTTTGGTACGGTTTCTCTAAATTCTGATATAACTACATCTTGTATTCCTAAAAGGACTATTAAGCCTAATTTGGTCTACAAGTCCCCATTCTTAACCGAGTTTGGTTTTTCTGAAGGTGTTGTTGCTGCGAATCAAATAACTATTGTTCGTTTTTGTCCATTTGAAGCTGCTCTACATTTACAGATATTAAAAAGCAAGAGCATTTCATGCTTTGGCTTTTGAAAGGAATTGATAAAAGGAAAAAGTTAGTACTCTAAGTCACTTTTTACATAAttatctttttgtttattatgtaACGTTatctaatttgtttttttaaattttgtaggaGTAAGATTTATAATGATAAGAAGGCATTGTTGAATCCTTCCTTCAGGTTTTGTTCTATTTCGATTGATGAAAAAGTTTGGCTCCATACCCTCTATACTCCTGGAAAGGCTCTATCTTCTACGGTTAGTATATtacatttatttgattttattatatctaaacCATAAATCAACTGcaaataaactataaatcaactgtattttttttgttttgtttgattttgctGTGGCTTTATTATTGTTGTGATGTTATTTCATATCAattttaatgataataaaaCATGTGAACTTGTatcagttttattatttttgatattgatTTATTTCTGTTATCAACTTAAAATAAACTGCATGTCAACTTTACTAATATATTATATGAAACACTTTATTAGTTTAGTTTACAATTGTGATATGATTTACATGCAGCATGTTGATGTTCTCTTCTATTACCTGagaaaaaaggttaaaattggTAAAGCCGTCCAAAAAAATTGTACTTCAACCGACAATTTTTTTGATCGAAGGATACAAGCTTTGTATAAGTTGTATGAACCAACAAAAGATTCTTCTGTTATCTCAAGCAAACATCCAATTTGCGATTATATTATTGGCGGTATTATGGACTATAACATATGCTGGTATGATGCCGATGACGTCCTATTTCCCATAAATTTGGAGAATGAATGACATTGGATTTTAGGACGATTGAACTTCAAGGACAGATGCATTTATGTGTACAATTCACTGAGATCAGCAAAATATGAAAATGCCGCGCTTGAAGTTCTGAAGTGTTATAGTGAGTTGCTGCCATTGTTTTTTGAAATGATTCAGTTGTATGAGTTGCACAAAGACATCGATGTTAATACTGGATAAGGGAAAGAGAGGAATCGATCCATTTGCTGTGAAAATTGTTGAAAATCTGCCTATTCAAGTTGATAGGTAAGTCTTTTCTTTTTAacactttgttttttttctgcTTTATTGCTTTGCAGATTATTATTTGAGTCAACTGTAAATAAACTGCATGTCAACTCTATGTCAACTCTATGTCAACCTGTAattttttatgtgttttgaTCAGTTTTATCTacctttgtttttctttttagtgACTGTGGAATCCATATGGTTTGTGCTGCTGAATTTTTCATTGATGGAAAAGAAATGGGTCCTGATTTTGTTGCTAAAGAACATCGTGTCCTCTTTGTATGCGTATGGTAGTTGGAAGGAACATTCTTACATTGTCAGTGAAGATGAATGTCCAGTCAAGTACAAGAGGCACATCAAAAGGTGATTTTTTAATGTAGTAGACTTTTTATTGTTGTGactttctgtcacgacccaatttcatggatcgcgaccggcgctaggatatgggtaatggttgtaccaaaacccgtagcaagtctcgcGAAAAACcaccaatcatataaacctgcagaaaatccaatgaTCGGGGGCAATCAAGACTCCAATttaaactaacagtttaaatataagtacttccattaaaataaaaataaccagagttaaataataatttcataaaataaagccagtcagacaaatccgacaaacagactagaataatatagacttctagtttactactgcggtctaggaataaaatcagtttgacattttattaaaataaaataaacctccgagaaatAAAGAATCTGAGATCAACAGACTCGTTCAAAATCAttaacctggaaaatttggaaaaacaacggggtccgatatactgagatgagttcgcaatactatttacatttattaagtttaaaacccttaaatcaaaaccttttatactaatataatatgattatggaaatacagcattgaaatgatcccagcgtgagTATGACCTATCATACCGAAAAATaatcccagagtggacgggaacaaatcctcgtcaaattaccagcgtaagtaagaccatagtctgccgatcccagagtatataccggtgcacacagtctcgatacaagcctatcgagtagcacgtttcaatccagatccataatcgcttaaaacagttcaaaatcatttataatactaaaataaattgtggtacttaataaagcggtaaatagcactacaaactcactgcttgcttatccacgtgaatcttggcaaacagcttaccctgcgtagactccgaagcacgagcagtcgacgggtctaaaataatatattagttaaaatccattcaacccctaactctaagaatactagacaccacataggactagcaccaTACCAAGTCTCACA
This region of Mercurialis annua linkage group LG1-X, ddMerAnnu1.2, whole genome shotgun sequence genomic DNA includes:
- the LOC126671639 gene encoding uncharacterized protein LOC126671639, translating into MWFEVGGYRLKFGLKEFALISGLRCTADSNKFSYKLDSNRLLEKYFKGLNQVSKQTLSDCFKSRRWDCDEDDFKIAFLHFLHNFLLASPMTVRVPFLDFDIVESDRRDNYQWGLDVFNCTFMCLSTKEFREVDSLRDEKNADKCYYYRLIGFSYALLCWFYECCPSITDTYWKSSFNLKYVHVDGDLFVETKTDEVIFRSVFTTAAERSALVLGNFFKKNKGKAKVSDDEQSSDNEGIEEGYCAAYDISKHTNSTQSAFMDAAVTFAGQKKLEGELADIKRLVTSQFSELFGVVNSLKIAPHDRGTDNQDNNAGATSKDKLSESSSKFQHENEDDVESSEGIEESHDSGKDSKVEDTESDDFLLVKLKKKAKKPSENSETSHDGEKESIEDISVKDNVNAEDEEIDNEVFKVDKVLVDAVTNDKVEKGSVDAEINEKVEKFSVDVKTNDKVDLDADIIESQDKDEAAGEETTDVVQPAEYKDDSELKDQSNIADIQAASMSGSALEHDTVEQSLKDIPSREKTGFFDSPTFDVTDEILEETEQNALRCSAALKADYVTAAFGTVSLNSDITTSCIPKRTIKPNLVYKSPFLTEFGFSEDIKKQEHFMLWLLKGIDKRKKSKIYNDKKALLNPSFRFCSISIDEKVWLHTLYTPGKALSSTHVDVLFYYLRKKVKIGKAVQKNCTSTDNFFDRRIQALYKLYEPTKDSSVISSKHPICDYIIGGIMDYNICCCMSCTKTSMLILDKGKRGIDPFAVKIVENLPIQVDRLLFESTVNKLHVNSMSTLCQPKWVLILLLKNIVSSLYAYGSWKEHSYIVSEDECPVKYKRHIKR